A single genomic interval of Malania oleifera isolate guangnan ecotype guangnan chromosome 13, ASM2987363v1, whole genome shotgun sequence harbors:
- the LOC131145985 gene encoding transcription factor MYB1R1-like, translated as MSRCCSQCGVNGHNSRTCAGAGDGDAGSGAGEIMLFGVRVTVDSMRKSVSLNNLSQYEQPHEASPADPSGTAAAAAGYASADDAVPQSTTARERKRGVPWTEEEHKLFLLGLQKVGKGDWRGISRNFVKTRTPTQVASHAQKYFLRRSNLNRRRRRSSLFDITTDTIIPMEEEHVQPDNSISPPVMWLPENGNTGGFHVVPSFPVTVPVRIENPMENLTLGQVDQMNDSTSPSSSPPKLVRPIPVLPAPSVMLDLNLDQKWPADPTPLALKLSPPADESRPARHSAFHALSGFNNGDSIISVA; from the exons ATGTCACGCTGCTGCTCGCAGTGTGGTGTCAACGGTCACAATTCGCGCACTTGCGCCGGTGCCGGCGACGGCGATGCTGGCTCCGGAGCCGGCGAAATCATGCTCTTCGGCGTCCGAGTCACCGTGGACTCGATGCGTAAGAGCGTCAGTCTGAACAATCTCTCTCAGTACGAACAGCCTCACGAAGCCTCTCCCGCCGACCCCTCCGGCACCGCAGCGGCAGCAGCCGGTTACGCCTCCGCCGACGATGCCGTTCCCCAGTCCACCACCGCTCGCGAGCGCAAGCGAG GAGTTCCGTGGACGGAAGAGGAGCACAAGCTATTTTTGCTTGGATTGCAGAAAGTGGGAAAAGGAGACTGGAGAGGAATCTCTAGAAACTTCGTGAAGACTCGCACGCCTACGCAAGTCGCTAGCCACGCTCAGAAGTACTTTCTCCGCCGGAGTAATCTCAACCGGCGACGCCGCAGATCTAGCCTGTTCGACATAACCACTGACACG ATAATTCCAATGGAAGAGGAGCATGTTCAGCCGGACAACAGCATCTCTCCGCCCGTTATGTGGCTACCGGAAAACGGCAACACTGGCGGATTCCATGTGGTGCCCTCTTTCCCCGTGACGGTACCGGTGCGGATCGAGAATCCGATGGAGAACCTAACTCTTGGGCAAGTCGATCAGATGAACGATTCGACTTCGCCGTCTTCATCCCCACCGAAGCTTGTCCGCCCGATCCCCGTTCTCCCAGCTCCTTCAGTGATGTTGGATCTCAACCTGGACCAGAAATGGCCAGCGGACCCGACGCCGCTGGCCCTGAAGCTCTCACCGCCGGCCGATGAGAGCCGACCGGCGAGGCATTCGGCGTTCCATGCCTTGTCTGGCTTCAATAACGGAGACAGCATCATCAGCGTGGCCTGA